From Camelina sativa cultivar DH55 chromosome 5, Cs, whole genome shotgun sequence:
TAAAGCCAGGTATGGATTCCATcttaaagtttcgatttttctttactttttcaatCGATTCGACTGAAagtttaggtttttatttttattttagggttcggagtctttttttgttattgagaTCGTTGAGGAGCTTTACTGTTCCGGTAGGTTACGActgagttttgttgttttaattcGAGTGAGTTTATGGGTTTTGCTTACTCTTGACGGGGAATTGTTTCGTTTTTAGATGAGTGTTGTACTTGTATAGACATATCTGAGTCGTAGTCCTGTTTTTGTCTTTGTAGGAAAGAAATTTCAGAGAGTGAGTCAATTGATTTTCAGATCTTTTAACTGTTTTGCAGAAGGTACATATAAAGGATCGTGCTTTGAAAGATGAGTGGAGTTGGAGAGAAAGTATCTGGAACGACTAAGACACCAGCTGATTTTCTCAAATCGATTCGTGGGAGACCTGTTGTTGTCAAGCTCAATTCTGGTGTTGATTATCGAGGTTggtctctctcttatctctcgTCATGTTCTTATGTGTTTTGTGTGGCTGTGTAgctttggttttagttttttgcAAGTTCTCTACCTATCTCTACTACACTTTAAGGTTAGAAGTTTAGACTTAGGGCTGGTTCTTTTCGCTATGTTAATGGAATGAAAGAGCTGCTTGTTAAGTGCCCACTCAAGTAACTTAATTCTCATTCATTTGGAGGTTATATTCCTTACTTATAACTGATTgcttaaaaaaaacttgtcacAAAATGAGAAGCTTTCCTTACATTTTCTGTGGTTTTCTTGTGAAATTCTTCTTTACATTTTACTTTCTACCTGTAATAAGGCTACAATAGTTGACTTAGAGATTTTTGAGCGTGAGTTTGTCTCATAAACATGTTTTAAGTTAGTTTGTCTCATGATCAAGGCTTAAGGTCATGTAAGAGAGACCACTTATCTCATTCTTGTTGACTTGTTTCCCTTGGTACCCGAGTCAGTTTTACCTAAGTTCTGGTCAAACTTAACACCGAGTTCTTGATCAagaattgataattttttttacacagGCATTCTTACTTGCCTTGATGGCTATATGAACATAGCAATGGAGCAGACAGAGGAGTATGTAAACGGGCAGCTCAAGAACAAATATGGTGACGCCTTTATCCGTGGAAACAATGGTAAATTGAATCTCTCTGATTCATCTTTctctcaattttctttttttgtgtatccttctttttaagtaaataaatttgtgtgtttttgttggatgCAGTTCTCTACATCAGTACAGTAAAGAGGACTGTAGCTGACGGCGCCTAGGTCCATCCTGATGCATTATCATCAACAACACTAGTGGTCACGTTATGGCTGCCATTGGTGTTGTCTTCTTCGATCTCATATTAAAAGAGCTTCTTGTAGTTGACATGTACCAAGAATGTTATTATCACAGTCGTCGCTTTTTTTCTTGCTATTATGATATTATTCACTTTTTAGGAGATGCTGACCCCAAAGATTATAAGATTAGCCTATGACTTCATACAATCAGACGAACAAACAAGTTTAGGAGTCTAATAATGTCGTTTAGGGAAACgcttggagagaaaaaaaaaacgttgtcAAAATAGTAAGCCTGTCAATTATCATATTCTAAGCCATTGACACAGTTGAATCAAAAgctccaataaaaataatacgCTCAAGATACCATTCTTGGCGTAATGTGGTTTTTTTAGTTTCCAACCTCTTTTCACATAACTAGCAAAAGGTCTCATACTCTTAGCCGCTTGTATATATAACTGCTTATGTCCAAGCAGTAAAACCTGAAGTAGAGTTTCTCTCAATGAAACTCTACAAAACTATCTTCACTGCTACTTAAAAATGTCTTAAAATCAACGTATCCTTCCTTcaatttgattcttcttccgTTGCATTTTCTTCTGGCTTACTTCCCAACCTCCCTAACCTTACAATGTCTTCCACCATAATTCTTCCCTCTGTTGAATAACCAGTTCAAAACAAAGATCAACCAACATATTAACTTCTGAGAGATAAGAGCTCAAGCAGGTGAGGATCGCTCTGTTCTTTACCTTTATCTTTGGAGAGACTACTGATTAGTTGTTGAAGGCCATCCTTGGCAATTGTGTCTTTCAGGTACATTGCAGCAGCTGCAACTTCATCTGGTGTGACCTTTCCATCTCGATCCCTGCGTGCATTCAAATTGGATCACTTTAATATTTTACTCACAGAAACAGAACACTCAAACGAGTAAATGGAGAATATAATATGTGTATACCTGTCAAGAAGCTGCCAGCCTTTCCCAATTTTGATATCCACATCATCAATTTCCTTCTCGAGGTTTTGTATCAGACCATCAACCTTAAAAAGTATGCTTGACAAGTTAGTTCTGATAAAAATCTCATCGAACTTTGATATTCTTTTAGAATTATTTGAAACCTATTTACCTTTTCCATTAGTGCAGACGAAACCTCGTCTGATTCAGCAACTTCCTCAGCTTGGTCACTATCTTCTCTAGCTGCTTTGTATGCCTTCACTGCAGCTTTTTCACCATCTACATCTTCTCTCTCGACCATTGTGTTATAGAACTCCATCTggagaaacagaaaaacaaagtcTTTTAATCTAGGACACAAAAAGCTAATGCATTTGTGTGCAGCGTACCTCTTTCTTGACCAATCTCAGGAATTCTTCGCGCTCTCTACATACAGACTGTTCATATCAAAAACAAGTAGAGCGTCAAATAAGTATCAGAAAAATTGCACTGGGTATTCATTATTGACAAACCATAGACTCGTTTTTCTTACAGAAGCAGAAGCTAAAACACCCAATGCACGGCTAAGTTTG
This genomic window contains:
- the LOC104788234 gene encoding sm-like protein LSM6A; this encodes MSGVGEKVSGTTKTPADFLKSIRGRPVVVKLNSGVDYRGILTCLDGYMNIAMEQTEEYVNGQLKNKYGDAFIRGNNVLYISTVKRTVADGA